Proteins from one Bradyrhizobium amphicarpaeae genomic window:
- a CDS encoding alpha/beta fold hydrolase yields the protein MRQQSVTTDVLDIAYREYGAPDGWPCIMGHGFPYDVNAYAETAPIMARAGARVLVPWLRGYGPTRFRFPDTPRSGEQAALGADLLAFMDALGIERAVVGGYYWGGRAACVVSALHPERVVGLVSGNSYNIQNIARAMEPASPPEEAALWYQYLFHNERGRRALERNRRGFARQLWTMWSSKWAFDDATFERSAVSFDNPDFVDVVIHSYRHRYALVEGDPAYAGLEAKLAGQPPIRVPTIAIDGDSDGVNPGTISHARKFEGPFERRVFTDAGHNLPQERPAEWAQAVLDLYEAAERSR from the coding sequence ATGCGACAACAATCAGTCACCACCGACGTCCTCGACATCGCCTATCGCGAATACGGCGCGCCCGACGGCTGGCCCTGCATCATGGGGCACGGCTTTCCCTATGACGTGAACGCCTATGCGGAGACCGCGCCGATCATGGCACGAGCCGGCGCGCGCGTTCTGGTGCCCTGGCTGCGCGGCTACGGGCCGACGCGGTTTCGCTTCCCGGACACGCCGCGCTCCGGCGAGCAGGCGGCGCTCGGGGCCGATCTGCTGGCCTTCATGGACGCGCTCGGCATCGAGCGCGCCGTCGTCGGCGGCTATTATTGGGGCGGCCGCGCGGCCTGCGTGGTTTCGGCGCTCCATCCGGAGCGAGTGGTTGGGCTCGTCTCCGGCAATTCCTACAACATCCAGAACATCGCCCGCGCCATGGAGCCGGCCTCGCCGCCGGAGGAGGCTGCGCTCTGGTATCAATATCTCTTCCACAATGAGCGCGGCCGCCGCGCGCTGGAGCGTAACCGGCGCGGCTTTGCCCGCCAGCTCTGGACGATGTGGTCGTCGAAATGGGCGTTCGACGACGCGACGTTCGAACGGAGCGCGGTTTCGTTCGACAATCCTGACTTCGTCGATGTCGTGATCCACTCCTACCGCCACCGCTACGCGCTGGTCGAGGGCGATCCCGCCTATGCGGGACTCGAGGCGAAGCTCGCGGGCCAGCCGCCGATCCGCGTCCCGACCATCGCCATCGATGGCGACAGCGACGGCGTCAATCCCGGCACCATCAGTCACGCGCGAAAGTTCGAGGGCCCCTTCGAGCGGCGCGTCTTCACCGATGCCGGCCATAATTTGCCGCAGGAGCGCCCGGCCGAATGGGCGCAGGCGGTTCTGGATCTTTACGAAGCGGCAGAGCGTTCCCGCTAA
- a CDS encoding ABC transporter substrate-binding protein encodes MKVALALAAALAAACLSTPVSAQKSYGPGISDTEIKIGNTMPYSGPASPLGITGRVIAAYFDDVNEKGGVNGRKLNLISLDDAFSPPKTMEAARRLVEGEGVAFIFATMGTAPSSAIAKYLNGNKVPQLFLISSASKWNDPANMPWSMALPWAPNYTSEAAIDVAYARAKNPNARFAVLYQNDDAGKEYLRGVKEALGADADKAIAMASSFEVADPTVDSQVLTLANTKADVFMIYSVTPRACAQAIRKAHEVGWQPTRFLASGCANKATVMVPAGLDAGKGVLSLGSLKPFVEQPKDDPAMSAYIDFMKKRLPNADVNNVAGLYGYTVAEALVVLLKQCKDNLTRENIMAQAANLKNVPLSLLMPGITLNTTPQDFRPIKDGYMLQFDGNDWVVASELLKGT; translated from the coding sequence ATGAAAGTCGCCTTGGCCCTGGCCGCAGCGCTCGCTGCCGCCTGCCTGTCCACGCCAGTCTCCGCGCAAAAATCCTACGGCCCTGGAATAAGCGATACCGAGATCAAAATCGGCAACACCATGCCCTATAGCGGGCCGGCCTCGCCGCTCGGCATCACGGGCAGGGTCATTGCGGCCTATTTCGACGATGTCAACGAGAAGGGTGGCGTGAACGGCCGCAAGCTCAATTTGATCTCGCTGGACGACGCGTTCTCGCCGCCCAAGACCATGGAGGCGGCGCGGCGCCTGGTCGAAGGCGAGGGCGTCGCCTTCATCTTCGCGACAATGGGCACGGCGCCGAGCTCGGCAATCGCAAAATATCTCAACGGCAACAAGGTGCCGCAGCTGTTCCTGATCAGCTCGGCGTCGAAGTGGAACGATCCCGCCAACATGCCGTGGTCGATGGCGCTGCCCTGGGCGCCGAACTACACCAGCGAGGCCGCCATCGACGTCGCCTATGCTCGCGCCAAGAACCCGAATGCGCGCTTCGCCGTGCTCTACCAGAACGACGACGCCGGCAAGGAATATCTGCGCGGGGTCAAGGAAGCGCTCGGCGCCGACGCCGACAAGGCGATCGCGATGGCTTCGAGCTTCGAGGTCGCCGATCCCACGGTCGATTCGCAGGTGCTGACGCTGGCGAACACCAAGGCCGACGTATTCATGATCTATTCGGTGACGCCGCGCGCCTGCGCGCAGGCGATCCGGAAAGCGCACGAGGTCGGCTGGCAGCCGACGCGCTTCCTCGCCAGCGGCTGCGCCAACAAGGCGACCGTGATGGTGCCGGCAGGCCTTGATGCCGGCAAGGGCGTGCTCTCGCTCGGCTCGCTAAAACCCTTCGTCGAGCAGCCGAAGGACGATCCGGCGATGTCGGCCTATATCGATTTCATGAAGAAGCGCCTGCCCAATGCCGACGTCAACAACGTCGCCGGCCTCTACGGCTACACCGTCGCCGAGGCGCTGGTGGTGTTGCTCAAGCAGTGCAAGGACAATCTGACGCGCGAGAACATCATGGCGCAGGCGGCGAATTTGAAGAACGTGCCGCTGTCGCTGCTGATGCCCGGCATCACGCTCAACACCACGCCGCAGGATTTCCGTCCGATCAAGGACGGCTATATGCTGCAATTCGACGGCAACGATTGGGTGGTCGCGAGCGAGCTGTTGAAGGGGACGTGA
- a CDS encoding acyl-CoA dehydrogenase family protein, producing the protein MDFQHSARSLELQQRVRQFMQTHVEPVEDLYYEQVKPEAARYKTPPVLQDLKKLAREQGLWNLFLSGEHGPGLTNLEYAPVKEIMGRILWAPEVFNCSAPDVGNMEVLANYATRAQQERWLKPLLEGRIRSGFSMTEPQVASSDATNIQCAITRDGDDYVINGRKWFTSGAMNEDCEILIVMGKTAPDDPDRHRQQSMILVPRNTPGVRIIRDMLTYGYDDAPAGHPEIVYENVRVPAENILLGEGRGFEIAQGRLGPGRIHHCMRLIGCAQRALELMCRRAVSRVAFGKPLAEQGSVREDIANSFCEIAQARLLTLQAADKMDREGNKAARDLIAAAKIVVPGMAARVIDRAIQIHGAAGVSQDTFLARAYVYARFIRIGDGPDQVHLAAVGKELIKRGGVMG; encoded by the coding sequence ATGGACTTCCAACACTCCGCCCGTTCGCTGGAGCTCCAGCAGCGCGTCCGCCAGTTCATGCAGACCCATGTCGAGCCGGTCGAGGATCTCTATTATGAGCAGGTGAAACCGGAAGCCGCACGATACAAGACGCCGCCGGTGCTGCAGGACCTGAAGAAGTTGGCGCGGGAGCAGGGGCTGTGGAATCTGTTCCTCTCCGGCGAGCACGGACCGGGTCTGACCAATCTCGAATACGCACCCGTGAAGGAGATCATGGGCCGCATCCTGTGGGCGCCCGAGGTTTTCAACTGCTCGGCGCCCGACGTCGGCAACATGGAAGTGCTCGCGAACTACGCCACCAGGGCGCAGCAGGAGCGTTGGTTGAAGCCGCTGCTGGAGGGGCGGATCCGCTCCGGCTTCTCGATGACCGAGCCGCAGGTTGCTTCCAGCGATGCCACCAACATCCAGTGCGCGATCACGCGCGACGGCGACGACTACGTCATCAACGGCCGCAAATGGTTCACCTCTGGCGCGATGAACGAGGATTGCGAGATCCTGATCGTGATGGGCAAGACCGCGCCCGACGATCCCGACCGCCACCGTCAGCAATCCATGATCCTGGTGCCCAGGAACACGCCCGGCGTCCGCATCATCCGAGACATGCTCACCTATGGCTATGACGACGCGCCAGCCGGCCATCCCGAGATCGTCTACGAGAACGTCCGCGTGCCCGCCGAGAACATCCTGCTCGGCGAGGGACGCGGCTTCGAGATCGCGCAAGGCCGGCTCGGGCCCGGCCGCATCCACCATTGCATGCGGCTGATCGGCTGCGCCCAGCGCGCGCTCGAATTGATGTGCCGGCGCGCGGTCTCCCGCGTGGCCTTCGGCAAGCCGCTTGCCGAGCAGGGCTCGGTGCGCGAGGACATCGCCAACTCCTTCTGCGAGATCGCGCAGGCACGGTTGCTCACGCTGCAGGCCGCCGACAAGATGGACCGCGAGGGCAACAAGGCCGCCCGCGACCTGATCGCCGCGGCCAAGATCGTGGTGCCCGGCATGGCCGCCCGCGTCATCGACCGCGCCATCCAGATCCACGGCGCCGCCGGCGTCTCGCAGGATACGTTCCTGGCCCGCGCCTATGTCTACGCCCGTTTCATCCGCATCGGCGACGGACCGGACCAGGTGCATCTGGCGGCGGTCGGGAAAGAGCTGATCAAGCGCGGCGGGGTGATGGGATAG
- a CDS encoding alpha/beta fold hydrolase produces MCSFAPISRTSGARSIAAIFGSILTILIICGGRPALAAVEPFPSDFRIERISVNGATLHVRVGGKGPAVVLLHGFGDTGDMWAPLAKALYKDHTVIVPDLRGMGLSSQPAGGYDKKNQGVDIAMVMDKLNVQKADLVTHDIGNMVGYALAAQYPDRITKWVGIDAPLPGIGPWDEILKSPMLWHFNFRGPDVDRLVKGRERIYLDRFYNDLSANPKAIDEATRNHYAKLYARPGNMHYAFEQFAAFGQDAKDNKVFSGNKLNMPILALGAEKSFGEQQAAVLRDVGTKVDGGIITGSGHWIMEEQPAQTVSKVRAFLDGK; encoded by the coding sequence ATGTGCAGTTTCGCCCCGATCAGCCGGACGTCCGGCGCGCGATCCATCGCGGCTATTTTCGGCTCTATCCTGACGATCCTGATCATCTGTGGCGGCCGACCGGCTCTTGCAGCGGTCGAACCCTTTCCCTCGGACTTCAGGATCGAGCGCATCTCGGTCAACGGTGCCACCCTGCATGTCCGCGTCGGCGGCAAAGGTCCGGCGGTCGTGCTGCTGCACGGCTTCGGCGACACCGGCGACATGTGGGCGCCGCTCGCCAAGGCGCTCTACAAGGACCACACCGTGATCGTTCCGGACTTGCGCGGCATGGGGTTGTCGTCGCAACCCGCAGGCGGCTACGACAAGAAGAATCAGGGCGTCGACATCGCCATGGTCATGGACAAGCTCAACGTCCAGAAGGCCGATCTGGTGACGCACGACATCGGCAACATGGTGGGCTATGCGCTCGCGGCGCAATATCCCGATCGCATCACCAAATGGGTCGGCATCGACGCGCCGCTGCCCGGCATCGGGCCATGGGACGAAATCCTGAAAAGCCCCATGCTGTGGCATTTCAACTTCCGCGGCCCCGACGTCGATCGCCTGGTCAAAGGCCGCGAGCGCATCTATCTCGACCGGTTCTACAACGACCTGTCGGCCAATCCCAAGGCCATCGACGAGGCGACGCGCAACCATTATGCGAAACTCTACGCCCGGCCGGGCAACATGCATTACGCGTTCGAGCAGTTCGCCGCCTTCGGGCAGGACGCCAAGGACAACAAGGTTTTCTCGGGCAACAAGTTGAACATGCCGATCCTCGCGCTCGGCGCCGAGAAGTCCTTCGGCGAGCAGCAAGCCGCGGTGCTGCGCGACGTCGGCACCAAGGTCGACGGCGGCATCATCACCGGCTCCGGACATTGGATCATGGAAGAGCAGCCGGCGCAGACCGTGAGCAAGGTGCGCGCTTTCCTCGACGGGAAATGA
- a CDS encoding methyl-accepting chemotaxis protein, protein MTSNRSGNAAKLAGRFTLATKLYAIFALFALLTAAIAMLSDYNSRRGADLTSAIETANAAALNVERVNSLVYAVVMESRGVYMSTEPAVVKKYGDGLLKFNAQILDVVKRWETIVKADDAEQFATFKKRIEQFVDFRKELVRRGVEINAAAGREWGDNDANRAVRSALNKDLEALSKVYAGRAKQIAHETETNRTLSFVLTCLGGVALALVVIGIVIIARSVARPLAAITATIKQVADGAESVVVPHSDRADEIGALARAIQVFQEAMSRNRNLASEVSQGSAAREERARHIEQSVEKFRGAIGAIMRGLSDNASVMRETAQTITRVTADASSRAGTAANATEQASHNVTAVAGAAEELSASVVEIGRQVRQSAGAVEQTGLRTEKSISEIESLAAATQRIDGVLNLIQAIAEQTNLLALNATIEAARAGEAGRGFAVVAHEVKALAGQTAKATAEISENVAMIQSSTRNAVDAVREIGGAVREINEVTTAIAGAVGQQDAATREISSNAQSAAQGNETLVANITSLRDAIGETDTAASSVLTAAGSLTETADTLSREVEKFFQNLRAGSADGRIAKAR, encoded by the coding sequence ATGACATCAAACCGATCTGGGAATGCCGCCAAGCTGGCCGGCCGTTTCACGCTTGCCACCAAGCTTTATGCGATCTTCGCGCTGTTTGCGCTGCTCACGGCCGCGATCGCGATGCTGTCGGACTACAACAGCCGCCGCGGCGCCGACCTGACCAGCGCGATCGAGACGGCGAACGCCGCCGCGCTGAACGTCGAGCGCGTCAACTCGCTGGTCTACGCGGTCGTGATGGAATCGCGCGGCGTCTACATGTCGACCGAGCCCGCCGTGGTGAAGAAATACGGCGACGGCCTGCTCAAGTTCAACGCCCAGATCCTTGATGTCGTGAAACGCTGGGAGACCATCGTCAAGGCTGACGATGCCGAGCAGTTCGCCACCTTCAAGAAGCGCATCGAGCAGTTCGTCGATTTCCGCAAGGAGCTGGTGCGACGCGGCGTCGAGATCAACGCGGCCGCGGGCCGCGAATGGGGCGACAACGACGCCAACCGCGCAGTGCGCTCGGCGCTGAACAAGGACCTCGAGGCGCTGTCCAAGGTCTATGCCGGGCGCGCCAAGCAGATCGCGCACGAGACCGAGACCAATCGCACCCTGTCCTTCGTGCTGACCTGCCTCGGCGGCGTGGCGCTGGCCCTGGTCGTGATCGGCATCGTCATCATCGCCCGCTCGGTCGCCCGGCCGCTCGCCGCGATCACCGCGACCATCAAGCAGGTCGCCGACGGCGCCGAGAGTGTCGTGGTGCCGCACTCCGACCGCGCCGACGAGATCGGCGCGCTCGCCCGCGCGATCCAGGTGTTCCAGGAGGCCATGAGCCGCAACCGCAACCTCGCCTCCGAGGTCTCGCAGGGCTCCGCCGCACGCGAGGAGCGCGCCCGCCACATCGAGCAATCCGTCGAGAAATTTCGCGGGGCGATCGGCGCGATCATGCGCGGCCTCAGCGACAACGCCTCCGTCATGCGCGAGACCGCGCAGACCATCACGCGCGTCACCGCCGATGCGAGCAGCCGCGCCGGCACGGCGGCGAATGCCACCGAGCAGGCCTCGCACAACGTCACGGCGGTGGCTGGCGCGGCCGAGGAGCTGTCGGCCTCGGTGGTGGAGATCGGCCGCCAGGTGCGGCAGAGCGCCGGCGCGGTCGAGCAGACCGGCCTGCGCACCGAGAAGTCGATCTCCGAGATCGAGAGCCTTGCCGCGGCCACGCAGCGCATCGACGGCGTGCTGAATCTGATCCAGGCGATCGCCGAGCAGACCAATCTCCTGGCGCTCAACGCCACCATCGAGGCCGCCCGCGCCGGCGAAGCCGGCCGCGGCTTCGCCGTGGTCGCGCATGAGGTGAAGGCGCTCGCGGGCCAGACCGCCAAGGCGACCGCCGAGATCAGCGAGAACGTCGCGATGATCCAGTCCTCGACCCGCAACGCGGTCGACGCCGTGCGCGAGATCGGCGGCGCGGTGCGCGAGATCAACGAGGTCACCACGGCCATCGCCGGCGCCGTCGGCCAGCAGGACGCCGCCACGCGCGAGATCTCGTCCAACGCGCAAAGCGCAGCGCAAGGCAACGAGACGCTGGTCGCCAACATCACCTCGCTGCGCGACGCCATCGGCGAGACCGATACCGCCGCATCTTCGGTGCTGACGGCGGCGGGGAGCCTGACCGAGACCGCAGACACGCTGTCGCGGGAAGTGGAGAAGTTCTTCCAGAACTTGCGCGCGGGATCGGCGGACGGGCGCATCGCCAAGGCGAGGTGA
- a CDS encoding ethanolamine ammonia-lyase subunit EutB: protein MVYRHTIDATTHTFPDLRDLLAKATPPRSGDRLAGIAAGTAEQMIAARMALADVPLGQFLQEAVIPYEADEVTRLVIDSHDAKAFAPVSSLTVGGFRDWLLSDAATPEVLRKLAGGITPEMAAAVSKLMRNQDLILAARKCEVVTAFRNTIGLKGRMSTRLQPNHPFDDARGITASILDGILLGAGDACIGINPASDDPAVIAQLLRLLDEIITRLKIPTQGCVLTHVTTTLSLIGQGVPVDLVFQSVAGTEAANRSFGIDLALLKEAQEAGLSLRRGTVGQNVMYFETGQGSALSAGAHHGVDQQTCEARAYAVARAFAPLLVNSVVGFIGPEYLYDGKEIIRAGLEDHFCGKLLGLPLGIDICYTNHAEADQDDMDNLLTLLAAAGVAFIMGVPGADDVMLNYQSTSFHDALYVRDVFGLRRAPEFEDWLVRSGITGADLRLAGDAGLLPDFASRLIA from the coding sequence TTGGTCTACCGCCATACCATCGACGCCACGACCCACACCTTTCCGGACCTGCGCGATCTCCTTGCCAAGGCGACGCCGCCACGCTCCGGCGACCGGCTGGCCGGCATCGCCGCCGGCACCGCCGAGCAGATGATCGCGGCGCGGATGGCGCTCGCCGACGTTCCGCTCGGCCAGTTCCTGCAGGAGGCCGTGATCCCCTATGAGGCCGACGAGGTCACCCGCCTCGTCATCGACAGCCACGACGCCAAGGCCTTCGCGCCGGTGTCATCCCTGACGGTCGGGGGCTTCCGCGATTGGCTGCTCTCGGATGCCGCCACGCCGGAGGTTCTGCGCAAGCTGGCGGGCGGCATCACGCCGGAGATGGCGGCAGCAGTGTCAAAGCTGATGCGCAACCAGGATCTGATCCTGGCAGCGCGGAAATGCGAGGTCGTCACAGCCTTCCGCAACACCATCGGCCTGAAGGGGCGGATGAGCACGCGGCTGCAGCCCAACCATCCGTTCGACGATGCCAGGGGCATCACCGCCTCGATCCTCGATGGCATCCTGCTGGGGGCCGGCGATGCCTGCATCGGCATCAACCCGGCCAGTGACGATCCGGCCGTCATCGCGCAATTGCTGCGGCTGCTCGACGAGATCATCACGCGGCTGAAGATCCCGACGCAAGGCTGCGTGCTGACCCATGTCACCACCACGCTGTCGCTGATCGGGCAGGGCGTGCCGGTCGATCTGGTCTTCCAGTCGGTCGCCGGTACCGAGGCCGCCAACCGCAGTTTCGGCATCGACCTGGCGCTTCTGAAGGAGGCGCAGGAGGCCGGGCTGTCGCTGCGGCGCGGCACCGTCGGGCAGAACGTGATGTATTTCGAGACCGGCCAGGGCTCGGCGCTGTCGGCGGGCGCTCATCACGGCGTCGACCAGCAGACCTGCGAGGCACGTGCCTACGCAGTCGCCCGCGCCTTCGCCCCTCTGCTGGTCAACAGCGTGGTCGGCTTCATCGGCCCGGAATATCTCTATGACGGCAAGGAAATCATCCGCGCCGGGCTGGAGGACCATTTCTGCGGCAAATTGCTCGGCCTGCCGCTCGGAATCGACATCTGCTACACCAACCACGCCGAGGCGGACCAGGACGACATGGACAATCTGCTGACGCTGCTCGCTGCCGCTGGCGTCGCCTTTATCATGGGGGTCCCCGGCGCCGACGACGTCATGCTGAACTACCAGTCGACGTCCTTTCACGACGCGCTCTATGTCCGTGACGTCTTCGGTCTGCGCCGTGCGCCGGAATTCGAGGACTGGCTGGTGCGGTCGGGCATCACGGGCGCCGATCTCCGTCTTGCCGGTGATGCAGGCCTGCTTCCCGATTTTGCCTCGCGGCTGATCGCCTGA
- a CDS encoding B12-binding domain-containing radical SAM protein, with product MRAASNGTSRRILCVFPSYTSSFGTFEHSYPLTDGVRAFMPPQGLLLLAAYLPREWQVKFVDENLRRATKEEFEWAEAVFVSGMHIQRQQMNDICRRAHEFDLPVALGGPSVSACPDYYPSFDYLHVGELGDATNQLIEILSHDTSRPEAQVVLTTSDRVPMTEFPIPAYELADVKKYFLGSIQYSSGCPYQCEFCDIPGLYGRNPRIKSPEQIIAELDRLRECGMTDTVYFVDDNFIGNRKAAMDLLPHLIEWQKRTGYVVRLACEATLNIAKRPEILEKMREAYFITIFCGIETPDPDALKAMQKDHNMMVPILEGVRTINSYGMEVVSGIIMGLDTDKANTAEALLGFVEESRIPLLTINLLQALPKTPLWDRLEREGRLIHDDGRDSNVDFLLPYDDVVASWKHAMAVAYAPEKVYARYQHQCDSVYVHRMKMPVPDEMKTWPNIRRGLVMLRNIFWKVGVLGDYRRVFWKFALGRIRRGDLEGLIGCTLIAHHLITFARHASSGKQNASNYSIRLREAAVPAE from the coding sequence ATGCGAGCTGCAAGTAACGGAACGTCCCGGCGGATTCTCTGTGTGTTTCCGAGCTACACTTCGTCGTTTGGGACGTTCGAACATTCCTATCCCCTGACCGACGGTGTCCGTGCCTTCATGCCCCCGCAGGGGCTGTTGCTGCTCGCGGCCTATCTGCCTCGAGAGTGGCAGGTCAAATTCGTCGACGAGAACCTGCGTCGCGCGACGAAGGAGGAGTTCGAATGGGCAGAGGCCGTCTTCGTCAGCGGCATGCACATCCAGCGCCAGCAGATGAACGACATCTGCCGCCGCGCTCATGAATTCGATCTGCCGGTCGCGCTCGGCGGTCCGTCCGTCAGCGCCTGTCCCGACTATTATCCGTCGTTCGACTATCTCCATGTCGGCGAGCTCGGCGATGCCACCAACCAGCTGATCGAGATCCTGTCGCACGACACCTCGCGTCCCGAGGCCCAGGTGGTGCTGACCACCAGCGATCGCGTGCCGATGACGGAGTTTCCGATTCCGGCTTACGAACTTGCCGACGTGAAGAAGTATTTTCTGGGCAGCATCCAGTATTCCAGCGGCTGTCCTTATCAGTGCGAGTTCTGCGACATCCCCGGCCTCTATGGCCGCAACCCGCGCATCAAGTCGCCGGAGCAGATCATCGCCGAGCTCGACCGCCTGCGCGAATGCGGCATGACCGATACGGTCTATTTCGTCGACGACAATTTCATCGGCAACCGCAAGGCGGCGATGGATTTGTTGCCGCATCTGATCGAATGGCAGAAGCGGACCGGCTACGTGGTGCGGCTCGCCTGCGAGGCGACGCTCAACATCGCCAAGCGGCCCGAGATCCTCGAGAAGATGCGCGAAGCCTATTTCATCACCATCTTCTGCGGCATCGAGACGCCGGATCCCGACGCGCTGAAGGCGATGCAGAAGGACCACAACATGATGGTCCCGATCCTGGAGGGCGTGCGCACCATCAACTCCTACGGCATGGAGGTCGTGTCCGGCATCATCATGGGGCTCGACACCGACAAGGCGAATACGGCGGAGGCGCTGCTCGGCTTCGTCGAGGAGTCCCGGATTCCGCTGCTCACGATCAACCTGCTCCAGGCGCTGCCGAAGACGCCGCTATGGGACCGGCTGGAGCGCGAGGGACGTCTGATCCACGATGACGGCCGCGATTCCAACGTCGATTTTCTGTTGCCCTACGACGATGTCGTCGCGTCCTGGAAGCATGCGATGGCGGTCGCCTATGCGCCCGAGAAGGTCTATGCGCGCTACCAGCATCAATGCGACAGCGTCTATGTGCACCGCATGAAGATGCCGGTGCCGGACGAGATGAAGACCTGGCCCAACATCCGGCGTGGCCTCGTCATGCTGCGCAACATCTTCTGGAAGGTCGGCGTGCTCGGCGACTACAGACGCGTGTTCTGGAAGTTCGCGCTGGGGCGTATCAGGCGCGGCGATCTCGAGGGCCTGATCGGATGCACCCTGATCGCGCACCACCTCATCACCTTCGCGCGGCACGCTTCCAGCGGCAAGCAGAACGCCTCGAACTACTCGATCCGGCTGCGCGAGGCCGCCGTTCCGGCCGAATGA
- the eutC gene encoding ethanolamine ammonia-lyase subunit EutC, with protein MSDPALPRRPTLDLRAFTPARVALGRSGASVPTKALLDFTLDHARARDAVHAAFDASRLAADLGALGLAVTGVRSQAVDRKDYLRRPDLGRRLDPSSAEILARVAPAPCRLALVIGDGLSAAAVHAHAAALVSRLLPRLAEGDDVAIDHAVVASGARVALGDEIGALLGARMALMLIGERPGLSAPDSLGAYLTFAPKPGRSDAERNCVSNIHHAGLSYDEAAFKIAWLVREGLARQVSGVALKDESADRAPRRIGAALPE; from the coding sequence ATGTCTGATCCGGCCCTGCCGCGGCGCCCGACCCTCGATCTGCGGGCGTTCACGCCCGCCCGCGTCGCGCTCGGGCGCAGCGGCGCGAGCGTGCCGACGAAGGCGCTACTCGATTTCACGCTCGATCATGCCCGCGCCCGCGATGCCGTGCATGCCGCCTTCGATGCGTCGCGTCTGGCCGCCGATCTCGGCGCGCTGGGCCTTGCCGTCACCGGAGTGAGGAGCCAAGCCGTCGACCGCAAGGACTATCTGCGGCGGCCGGATCTGGGACGGCGGCTCGACCCCAGCTCGGCCGAGATCTTGGCGCGCGTGGCCCCGGCGCCTTGCCGACTTGCGCTCGTGATCGGCGACGGCCTGTCCGCGGCGGCGGTCCATGCCCATGCGGCGGCCCTGGTGAGTCGCCTGCTGCCGCGGCTTGCGGAAGGAGACGACGTCGCGATCGACCATGCCGTCGTCGCCTCAGGCGCGCGCGTCGCGCTCGGCGACGAGATCGGCGCCCTTCTCGGCGCGCGCATGGCCCTGATGCTCATCGGCGAGCGGCCGGGCCTGTCCGCACCCGACAGCCTCGGCGCCTATCTGACCTTTGCGCCGAAGCCCGGCCGCAGCGACGCCGAACGCAATTGCGTGTCGAACATCCACCACGCCGGGTTGAGCTACGATGAGGCCGCGTTCAAGATCGCCTGGCTGGTGCGCGAGGGGCTGGCGCGGCAGGTCAGCGGCGTGGCGCTGAAGGACGAGAGCGCGGACCGCGCGCCGCGCCGAATTGGCGCGGCGTTGCCCGAATGA